One Ilumatobacter fluminis genomic window, CCCCGCCGAGTAGTCGAGCCCCGGGTCGGGTGTCGTACGGAACGCCGAGGCGCAGCCGAGGTGTGTCGGGAGATCACCCGACCCGGATCGAGTCGCACCGGTTTGCAACACTGGCGGCCATGAGCATGCAGACCGCTGATCCGTCCGCACTGGGGTTCGACGCCGACCGTCTGGCACGGATCGACCGGCACTTCGCCCACTACGTCGACGACGGCCGTCTGCCGGGCTGGCAGGTGGTCGTGAACCGCGGCGGCGAGACCGTCCACGCCTCCACTTATGGCCGCCGCGACGTCGAGGCCGACATCGGCTGGTCGGACGACACGGTCGTGCGGATGTACTCGATGACGAAGCCGATCACCTCGGTCGCCGCGATGATGCTCTACGAGGAGGGCGCATTCGAGCTGAAGGACCCGGTCTCGAAGTTCATCCCGTCGTTCGGTGAGTCGAGGGTGTACCGCAGCGGCAACCACATGAAGCCGGTCACCGAGGGGCTCGCCGAGGAGATGAAGATCTGGCACCTCCTCACCCACACGTCGGGCCTGACCTACGGCTTCCACCATCAGCACGTCACCGACGCGATCTACCGAGCTCGTGGTTTCGAGTGGGGTGCCCCTGACGGCATCGATCTCGCCGAGACCTGCGATCGCTGGGCGGCGATGCCGCTCGCCTTCCAGCCGGGCGCCGAATGGAACTACAGCGTGTCGACCGACGTGCTCGGCCGGGTCGTCGAGGTCGCGTCGGGCATGGCGCTCGACGAGTTCTTCGAGCAGCGGATCTTCCAGCCGCTGAAGATGACCGAGACGGGGTTCGCCCCGACCGACGAGCAGCGTGACCGGTTCGCCCGCCTCTACTCCCCCAACCCCGCCAACGGTCGGGCGGTCATCAGCCCGCTCGAGGCTGCGGCCGGTGCGCGCATGTTCCTGTCGGGCGGTGGTGGTCTGGTCGGCACGGCTGCCGACTATGTCCGCTTCACCCGGTTCCTGCTGAACAAGGGTGAGCTCGACGGCGTGCGCCTGCTCGGGACCCGCACCGTCGACTACATGACCCAGAACCACCTGCCCGGCGGTGTCGACCTCGAGGCGTACGGTCGCCCCCTGTTCGCCGAGACCCAGTTCGACGGTGTCGGGTTCGGTCTGGGCTTCTCGGTGTCGCTCGACCCGGTGGCGAACAAGGTGCTCGGTTCACCCGGCGAGTACGCCTGGGGCGGCGCTGCGAGCACGGCGTTCTGGTGCGACCCGGTCGAGGACATCTCGGTCGTGTTCCTCACCCAGCTCCTCCCGAGCAGCACCCACCCCATCCGCACCCAACTCAAGCAACTCGTCTACCAAGCCCTCGTCGACTGACGGAAGGACGGCGACGCCACCAACGGGTCGGGTGTCGCAGGGAACGGCGACGGAGTCGACAATTCCGGAGATCACCCGACCCGGGTCAGACCGGGGTGACGAGGTGGTCGCCCTTGTTGCGGACGTTGTTCACGTCGGTCGACACCTCGTGCATGGTCAGCAGGTTGTCGGGCGCCGGCACCAGCAGGCTCGCCAGCATGTCGATGTTCTGGTTCGTCGGGTCGAGCCACTGATCCCACATCGCCTTGGGAAGGATGACCGGCATCCGGTTGTGGATCGGCTCCATCGTCGCGTTGGCGCTCGTCGTGATCACGCTGGCGGTGTGGAGCCAGGGAGCGTCCGACCCCTCGGCCTTGTCGCGCCACGCCGACCACAAGCCCGCGACGGCCAGTGGTTCGTCGTCCTGGCGGTGGATGAAGTACGGCCGCTTGGCGAGCTTGCCGGCCTTGGTGACCGGTCCTCCCTCGACGCCGGGCGCCCATTCGTAGAAGCCGTCCATCGGGATGATGCAGCGATGCTTCTTGAACACACCCTTGAACGCCGGCTTCTCGGCGATCGTCTCCGAGCGGGCGTTGATCATCTTCTGGCCGAGCTTGCGTTCCTTCGCCCAGACCGGCAGGAGACCCCACATGAACGCCTGCACCTCGCGTCCGTCCGGCGTGTCGACGACGCCGTAGATGTCGTTCGTGGGCGCGACGTTGAAGTTCTGGCCGAGGGTCTCGACGGCGGTGTCCGCGCCGAAGTAGGCGGCGATCCGTTCAGGCGACGACGACGAGACGAACCGGCCGCACATGATCAGGCCGGATTCGTGGTCGCGTCGTCGACCGGTGCGACCGGAGCGTTCTTGCGCACCGACTCGATGCCGTTGTTGCACGCCTTCTTCGTCGAGTACCCCTGGCTCGTGGCGATCACCTGACCGTTGCCGGCCTTGAGCCGGAAGCGGTACTTGCCGCCCTGGTCCTGGAAGATCTCGAACTTGCCGGCCATGGTGCTCCTCGTGACGGTGGTCGGGCCTGTGGTGCCGTCACCGTAGCAACGCCGATGCGTGGTCCCGGACCACTCGGGCGAGGCGTGCCAGAGTACGGATTCGTGACCCGTCGACCGCTCGCACCGCTGGCCCTGCTCGCCGCGTGTGCCGTCGTCGGATGCGCCGATGACGGGGCGGGTGGCGATGTGCTGCGGGTGCCGGGCGACCACGCCACGATCCAGGCGGCGGTCGACGCCGCTCGCTCGGGTGATGTCGTGCTGATCGACGAGGGCACCTACCACGAGGCGGTGACCGTGGCGACGGACGGCATCACGATCCGCGGTGTCGACCGCAACGCGGTCGTCCTCGACGGTGAGCACGAACTCGTCAACGGCGTATCGGTGCGCAGTGACGGTGTCGCGGTCGAGAACCTCACGGTGCACTCGTACCGACAGAACGGAGTGCTCGTCAACGGGGCGACCGGCGACGATCCGGCCGACGGAGGCGCGTACGGCGCCGGTGACGACGCCCTCGTCGGTTACCGCGTCTCGTACGTGACCACGGCGAACAACGGTCTGTACGGCATCTACGCGTTCGCGTCCCGTGGCGGCCTGATCGAGCACTCGCTCGCGTCGGGCAGCCCCGACTCCGGGATCTATGTCGGCCAGTGCAAGCCGTGCAACGTCGTGATCCGGGACTCGGTGGCCGAGTACAACGCGATCGGCTACTACGGCACCAACGCCAGCGGCGACGTGTACGTGGTCGACAGCGTCTTCCGGCACAATCGTCTCGGGATGGCTCCGAACTCGCAGGACATGGAACTGCTCGCACCCCAGGTCGAGACGGTGCTCGCCGGCAACCTGGTGCACGACAACGACGACCCGGCGGCCCCGGCGATCACGTCCGGCTTCTCCGGCGGCGGCATCGCGATCGGCGGCGGCACGCAGAACCTGGTGCTGCGCAATCGTGTCGAGGGCCACGACGTATACGGCATCGGTCTCGTGCAGCTCAACGGGTTCGACCCGATCGGGAACCGTGTGGAGGGAAACGTGCTGTCCGGCAACGGCGTCGACCTGTACTTCGAGTTCGGCAGCGGCGACGTCGCCACGTACGACAACTGCTTCAGCGGCAACACCTTCGGTACGTCACGGCCATCGTCGATCGAGTCGGTACTCCCCTGCGACGGCGACGCCATCGCGTTCGACGCGACGGAGCTCGACATCGCCGACCCCGCACCCGACGTCGACCACCGGACGATCCCGCTGCCGCTGGCTCAGCCCTCGATGCCGGGCGACGTCATGGCAGTACCGGTAGCGGCAGCTGCGAGCCCCGAGTTGCCCGACCTCACTGCCATCACCGTTCCGGGGGCACCGTGAGACGCTGGCTCGCCGCTGCGACGCTGGTCGTGCTCGCCGCCTGTGGTGGCGATCAGCCCGAGGACCAGATCGAGCTCGACGACGACGAGCGCGAGATCACCGACGACGAGGCGGCGCGGTTGGCCGAGACGCTCGTGACCAACCGCGAGCTCGGCGGTGCCGACTTCCAGATCACCTCCCGGTTGCCGAACGGCGACACGGCCACGCTCGAGGGTGAGGTCGACTGGGCCGACCTGTCGGGTCGGGGGACCGTGACCACCTCGGCCGGCCCGGCGGCGGTCGCCGAGGTGGTCTGGACCGAGACCGACGTCTACGAGCGGATTCCCGATTTGACCGATCTCGCCGCGCAGGTGGGCGACGACATCGACTGGGTGTCGAGGCGACCCGACCCTGACGGTCGTGACATCGACGCCATGATCGAGGTGCTGCTGGGGCTGTCGGCTCAGGACGTCGACAACGCAGTGCTCATCCAGCAGGAACCCGGCACGGCGCATCTCCGCACCGACGAGGTGGCGAGCCAGGGCGTCGCCGTCGACGTGTTCCGGTACGGAACCGGGACGATCCTGTGGCTCGAGCAGGACGGCACCACCATGTGGCGCTTCGAGAGCCTCTCGAACGACCGCCCGCTCGTCGCGGACCTGTTCGCTCACGGTGAGCGCACGATCGAGATCCCCGACGCCGTCCCCGCCGAGTCCGTCGCCGAGCTGTACGACGCCGCCGTCGGCCTCGATCCCTGACGAGGCGCCGAGCAGGCAGGTGTACCCGAGCGCACCTCGTCCGGCTGGACGGGTGCCACGCCGTGCGCGACGATGCGCGCATGGTGGGAACCTCGAGGACGGGAGGCGCTTCGCCGCGCCGCGAGCAACGGCGCCGGCGAGTCGCTGCAACGGCGGTGATCGTCGGAGTGATCATCGGCTCCGGCTGCACCGAGGCCGACGACGCAGCAGAGGTGGCGACCGACACTGCCGGCGACGTGGTGACCGACACGACAACGAACGTCTCAGTGAGCGACGAACCGCCGACCGGCACTGGTGACGACGTCGTGGCCACCACCGATGCGAACACCGTCATCGTCGTCACCCTGCCGCCCTCGACGGAGCCACCGATGGGCTCGCCGGTGACGGACCCACCACCAGTGACCACGGTCGTGAGCGGTCCGCCGGCCGTGGCGGTCGAGGCGATTGCGCTGCTCGACACCGTGCCGATCGGCGACCCCGACCCGGCGCGGCCGCCGTACATCCGCGACGAGTACCAGCCGGGCGGCTGGCCCGATCTCGACGGCGACTGCGTCTCGACCAGGCACCAGGTCCTCGCCGAGCAGTCGGCCGTGGCGGTGACCTGGAGCGCCGACGGCTGCTTCGTCGAGACCGGGCAGTGGACCGACCCGTACTCGGGCGAAGTCCTCACCACCGCTGACGAGGCGACGATCGACCACCTCATCCCGCTCGCCGAAGGCCATCGGGCGGGCGCATGGGCCTGGGACATCGACTCGAAGGTCCGCTTCACGAACGACCTCTCCCCCGGTGCGCTCGTCGTCGTGTCGGGCGCCACCAATCAGAGCAAGGCCGACAAGGCGCCGGATCAATGGATGCCTCCACTCGAGGCGTCGCGCTGCGGGTACGCCATCAACTGGATCGACAAGAAGGCACGCTGGGGACTGACGGTGACCAGGGCCGAGCACGACGCGCTCCGGTTCGTCGTTGCTTCGTGCACCGCAGAAACGGCGCCGAGCGCTCCGTTCTCTCAGCCGGCGAGCGTGAACGTCACCGTGCCCACCACGACGACCACCACCACGATCGTCCCCGTCGCCGGCCCGGCCGAGATCGTGCTCGTCCGGTGCGACCGGTACGACGAGACGGTCACGATCGCCAACCGGGGCGGCCAACCGGGTGACCTGTCGGGCTACCGCCTGCACGACGAGGGCGACAAGCACTCGACCCCGCTCGGACAGTGGGGGCCGCTCCAGCCGGGCGCCACCCTGACGATCGTCACGGGTGATCAGGCGAGCGAGGCCGAGAGCCGTGTCGTCTGGAAACGCCAGAATGTCTGGAACAACGACGGCGACATCGCCCACCTCGTCGGTGCCGGTGGCATCCAGACCATCGGCTGTTAGGCGTTTCGGCCGTCGGGGACGCGGTCACCGGAAAACGACGAAGGCCCCGGCAGTGCTGCCGAGGCCTCCGCTTCGTGTCGGGCTGAGAGGATTTGAACCTCCGGCCCCTTGTCCCCCAGACAAGTGCGCTAACCAAACTGCGCCACAGCCCGTGACGGCGGATCACGCTACCGGATCGCGAGCACAGAATGACAGCCTGAAGGGTCTCGATATCGACCCCCGGTCGGCCGGCAACATCGGCACCGCAGGACGACGCCGACGTTGCCGGGCGGGTCTATTCGATGGCGCCGACGACGTCGACGGCGAGGTGTGTGTCGGCGAACGACACCAGGCAGATCTCGCCCTTCGCCGAGAGCTTTACGATCACCTCGTTGGCGACGACGGCACCGGCCGCATAGTTGAGGCTCGACGCGGTGGGGGCCTTGCCGGCGCAGTCCCAGATGGTGACGTGGCCGGCACCCGCCGGCGCGATCGCCGTCACGTTGACGACGACGCCGGCTGCGTCGGCGGGCACGTCACCTCGACCACCGATCTGGACCCGCACGGTCTTGCCGGCCTGTAGGCGAGCACCGGGGCGGCCCTTGCCGTCGAAGTCGGGCTGGCCCGGCCTCGACTCGAAGAAGCGGGCGGGCACGAGCGATTCGACGTCGGAACCGTCGGGGATCGCCCCGACGACGTCGATCGCGAGGTGGGTGTCGGCGAACGAGGTCAGGCAGATCTCACCCTTGGACGACAGCTTGGCGATGATCTCGTTCGGCACGACCGTGCCCGCTGCGTAGTTGAGGCTCGACGCAGTCGGCGCCTTGCCGGCGCAATCCCACACCGTGACGTGGCCGGGACCCGACGGGTTGATCGCAGTCACGTTGGCGATCACGCCCTTGGCGTCGGACGGGACGTCACCACGGCCTGCGATCTTCACCCGCACGGTCGCACCCGCCTTGACCCGAGCGCCGGGACGACCCTGCCCGTCGAAGTCGGGCTGGCCGGGGCGCGACTCGTAGAACCGCGCCGGGGCGAGCGACTCGACCGGGGAACCACTCGGGATCGCGCCCACCACGTCGACGATCAGATGTGTCTCGGCGAACGACTGGATGCACAACTGGCCCGACGCCGACAGCTTTGCGATGACCTCGTTGGCGATCACGGCGCCGGCGGTGTAGTTGAGGCTCGAGGCCGTCGGTGCCCCACCGATGCAGTCCCACACGGTGACGTGACCGGGACCCGACGGTGCGACGGCGGTGATGTTGGCCACGACGCCCGCCGCTCCCGTCGGCACGTTGCCACGACCGGCGACGTTCAACCGGAGGATCTCGCCGGCGGCGAGACGGCGACCGGGCCTTCCCTGGCCGTCGAAGTCGGGCTGGCCGGGGCGGGTCTCGAGGAAGCGGGCGGGTGCGAACGACTCGATGCTCCGGGTGCGGGACACGTCGAGAAACGTCGCTGCGCCGGCGGTCGAGTTGCCGTTGAGGTGCTTCCCGGCGACCATGACCCGGCCGTCGGCGCCCGGAACGACGTCGTACGACCGGAACGTGCCGAGAGACGAGACGAGGGGCCCGTAGGTCGACACCTTGGTGCCGGACATGGTGTACTCCCCGATGTTGGTGTACTCCGTGCCCAAGATGGCGCCGTCATCGGTGATCCCGATGCCGAGGAACGTGGTGTCGAACCTGATCGCCGACGGTGTCACGACTGAACCGTTCGGGGCCAGGGTCATGATCTGGGCGCGTTGCGAGCCTCGCGTGACGGCGACCCAGTTTCGGGTGACCGGGTCGACGTCGACGAAGACGTACGCCGGGAAACTACCGTTGGTGACGTTCCGGTTGTCGACGTGATGCTCACGCACGACGTCGAACGACGGCGTGATCAAGGTGTAGCGGCCACCGTCGTCACCGAGGCGACCGACCAGGAACTGGCCGGTGTCGGGGTGCCGGTCGATGCTGGCGAAGGTGTCGTTGCTGTTCGGCATCGTGCCCGGCAGGTCGACGCGTGCGCCCGGCGCGAGCGCAGCGCTCACCGGCACGACCGTCGTCTTGTGACCTCCGCTGAGGTTCTCGCACGCATCGGTCGTGGCGAACAGCATCCCGATCGAATAGGCCAGCACGTAGCCGCCGGTCGCCGGGTCGTAGGTGACGTCGTGGCTCCTTGCGTCGCACCGGGCGTCGCCGCTGTTCACACGGTCGAGCGCTGCGGCGGCGCCGACGGCGCCACTCGTCGCGTCGACCGTCTGGCCGTAGACGCGTCCGGTCGTGGGGACCGCTGCCGATCGTGGTCCGAAGCGTTGATAGGTGACGAGATACTCCTGCTCGGTCTCGTTGTACACGGCGTGGAGTTGGAGCCCGGTCGCGTCGAGGCCGCTCGTCGAACCGAAGACGGTGGTGACGATCGGGAACTCGGGCACCCGGACCGTGCCGTCAGCGCGGAAGATCACCGCCGAGATGAGCGCGTTGTTCGAGGCGACGTACAGGAACTCGTCACGATCGGGGTTGTAGGCGCCCGTGGCGTGCCACACCGCCTCGAACGAGGTCGTCGTGACGAACGTGGGTGGGTCGTCGATCGGTTGGATGCCCGCCGAGGCGTTGTCGGCGGCGAGTGAGAGGGTGGCCGTCAAGGCGACGGCCGCCGTGATTCGTCGCAGGAACATCCGGCGACCTTCGCAACCCGCGGTAACAGCGGGGTAACAGCCACCTCAGGCGGACGACCCGGTGGGCTCAGACGAAGATCTCGACGAAGCGCCAGCCGAGATAGACGACGAGGCCGACCACCAAGAGCTTGAAGTGCCACGGGGTGCTCTCGTCGACCGACTCGTCGGCGGCACGGGCCTCGATCTCACCGACCTGACGGCCGCACGTCGGGCACGAGCCGTCGTCGTTCAGCGAAGACGGCGTCAGGTACTTCGAGCAGTCTTCGCACCACGGCACGGCGAGGCACGGTACCGCCGCCGCTCGTGGATTGGTCAATCGCTCTTCTTGCGGATGCGGAGCTTGATCGGCGTCGAGCCGAACTCGAACTCCTCGCGGATGCGCCGCTCCAGGTACCGCACGTGATGTTGCGGGAGCTCACGGTTCACGAAGAGCGTGAACGTCGGCGGATCGGTGGCACCCTGCACCGCGAACAGCACCTTGGCGCCACCGCCGGCGGGTGACTGCTGCTGGGCGTCGGCGATGACCTTGTTGACGTCTTTCGTCGGCACCCGGCGGTGGTACTGGGTGATCGCCTCCTGCAGCCGTGGCCGCAGCTTGTGCACGTTCTTGCCGGTGAGCGCCGAGATCTTGAGCACCGGCACGTCGCCGAGGAAGGCGAGCTTGCGCTTCACGCCGGCCTCGATCTCGATCCGGTGATCGGGATCGTCGATCAGCTCCCACTTGTTGAGCAGGACCACGATCGGGCAACCCGACGCGTCGACGCGTTCGGCGAGGCGCTGGTCCTGACCGGTGACGCCTTCGGTGGCGTCGATCACGAGGAGCGCCACGTCGGCGTCGTCGATCGCGCGCAGGGCACGGACCATCGAGTAGTACTCGGCCGAGTCGTCGATGCGAGACCGGCGGCGCATGCCTGCGGTGTCGACGAAGACGATCGGGCCGTCCTCGGTCTCGACGATCGTGTCGATCGCGTCGCGGGTCGTGCCGGCCATGTCGTGGACGACCGAACGGTCTTCGCCGACCAGCCGGTTGAACAGGGTGCTCTTGCCGACGTTCGGGCGACCGACGATCGCGACACGTGGCGCGTCGGGTGCCTCGATCTCGACGTCGCCCGTCCAGGCGCCCTCGGTCGGCTCGTTGGCGACGGCCTTGTCGCCGAAACGCTCGAGCACGACGTCGAGCAGATCGCCGGCCCGACGGCCGTGCAGTGCGCTGACCGGGATCGCTTCGCCGAGACCGAGCGACAGGAA contains:
- a CDS encoding serine hydrolase domain-containing protein, with the protein product MSMQTADPSALGFDADRLARIDRHFAHYVDDGRLPGWQVVVNRGGETVHASTYGRRDVEADIGWSDDTVVRMYSMTKPITSVAAMMLYEEGAFELKDPVSKFIPSFGESRVYRSGNHMKPVTEGLAEEMKIWHLLTHTSGLTYGFHHQHVTDAIYRARGFEWGAPDGIDLAETCDRWAAMPLAFQPGAEWNYSVSTDVLGRVVEVASGMALDEFFEQRIFQPLKMTETGFAPTDEQRDRFARLYSPNPANGRAVISPLEAAAGARMFLSGGGGLVGTAADYVRFTRFLLNKGELDGVRLLGTRTVDYMTQNHLPGGVDLEAYGRPLFAETQFDGVGFGLGFSVSLDPVANKVLGSPGEYAWGGAASTAFWCDPVEDISVVFLTQLLPSSTHPIRTQLKQLVYQALVD
- a CDS encoding YegP family protein, which translates into the protein MAGKFEIFQDQGGKYRFRLKAGNGQVIATSQGYSTKKACNNGIESVRKNAPVAPVDDATTNPA
- a CDS encoding right-handed parallel beta-helix repeat-containing protein, giving the protein MTRRPLAPLALLAACAVVGCADDGAGGDVLRVPGDHATIQAAVDAARSGDVVLIDEGTYHEAVTVATDGITIRGVDRNAVVLDGEHELVNGVSVRSDGVAVENLTVHSYRQNGVLVNGATGDDPADGGAYGAGDDALVGYRVSYVTTANNGLYGIYAFASRGGLIEHSLASGSPDSGIYVGQCKPCNVVIRDSVAEYNAIGYYGTNASGDVYVVDSVFRHNRLGMAPNSQDMELLAPQVETVLAGNLVHDNDDPAAPAITSGFSGGGIAIGGGTQNLVLRNRVEGHDVYGIGLVQLNGFDPIGNRVEGNVLSGNGVDLYFEFGSGDVATYDNCFSGNTFGTSRPSSIESVLPCDGDAIAFDATELDIADPAPDVDHRTIPLPLAQPSMPGDVMAVPVAAAASPELPDLTAITVPGAP
- the der gene encoding ribosome biogenesis GTPase Der encodes the protein METQLPTLVIVGRPNVGKSTLFNRVLGEQQAIVEDRPGVTRDRKELEAEWLGVPFRVIDTGGWMPRGSDLDDKVSRQVEAAVQEADLVLFVVDASVGILEEDEAVANWLRRGDHEVIVVANKADNNQREEQLWQFLSLGLGEAIPVSALHGRRAGDLLDVVLERFGDKAVANEPTEGAWTGDVEIEAPDAPRVAIVGRPNVGKSTLFNRLVGEDRSVVHDMAGTTRDAIDTIVETEDGPIVFVDTAGMRRRSRIDDSAEYYSMVRALRAIDDADVALLVIDATEGVTGQDQRLAERVDASGCPIVVLLNKWELIDDPDHRIEIEAGVKRKLAFLGDVPVLKISALTGKNVHKLRPRLQEAITQYHRRVPTKDVNKVIADAQQQSPAGGGAKVLFAVQGATDPPTFTLFVNRELPQHHVRYLERRIREEFEFGSTPIKLRIRKKSD
- a CDS encoding SOS response-associated peptidase translates to MQQRHRVGAQERSGRTGRRRDHESGLIMCGRFVSSSSPERIAAYFGADTAVETLGQNFNVAPTNDIYGVVDTPDGREVQAFMWGLLPVWAKERKLGQKMINARSETIAEKPAFKGVFKKHRCIIPMDGFYEWAPGVEGGPVTKAGKLAKRPYFIHRQDDEPLAVAGLWSAWRDKAEGSDAPWLHTASVITTSANATMEPIHNRMPVILPKAMWDQWLDPTNQNIDMLASLLVPAPDNLLTMHEVSTDVNNVRNKGDHLVTPV
- a CDS encoding lamin tail domain-containing protein; the protein is MIVGVIIGSGCTEADDAAEVATDTAGDVVTDTTTNVSVSDEPPTGTGDDVVATTDANTVIVVTLPPSTEPPMGSPVTDPPPVTTVVSGPPAVAVEAIALLDTVPIGDPDPARPPYIRDEYQPGGWPDLDGDCVSTRHQVLAEQSAVAVTWSADGCFVETGQWTDPYSGEVLTTADEATIDHLIPLAEGHRAGAWAWDIDSKVRFTNDLSPGALVVVSGATNQSKADKAPDQWMPPLEASRCGYAINWIDKKARWGLTVTRAEHDALRFVVASCTAETAPSAPFSQPASVNVTVPTTTTTTTIVPVAGPAEIVLVRCDRYDETVTIANRGGQPGDLSGYRLHDEGDKHSTPLGQWGPLQPGATLTIVTGDQASEAESRVVWKRQNVWNNDGDIAHLVGAGGIQTIGC